Proteins found in one Apostichopus japonicus isolate 1M-3 chromosome 16, ASM3797524v1, whole genome shotgun sequence genomic segment:
- the LOC139983707 gene encoding uncharacterized protein isoform X1: MTCKVHFIVVTSLLQFHSLLIEGQNEPVQMTFLAVYPFASEHSNTQYQCYLSEFDNIAATAHVESFRTVRTRNVDDENVDPPAPVWYAGGTYKRWMVTLNNNGNNDAFGVFGCEAALDGRISTSISGIFMRSDADIVPSDELVSVTVNTGDTGVSIGMKSTGSKDVADFRWLKDNLRNTGISGQDTWVISGQVEVDDAGVYECYIQGQRSDAKQGLKLFIVRACPANRWGPDACDGICDNCYNGGICDENSGKCICAPGFNGTNCEEACGPNRFGDICDKRCSTTDKECDRFLFCLAHPYGCSCNTGFKGLDCLTACDSGTYGASCLQTCHCQSGQCDRYTGVCTGLPPDCSSGWTGTNCQVPDVCTTDYYGSTCTYKCHCMGNVACDKITGECPNQHCAPGYEVHMGEQNCAECLGPRFGEGCVDDCHCSESNCNKVTGSCSGGCNPEWVELFPSNLCQTGIIDAAYTRKNPRVTVLVTCTAANGPSPSDINQLEFVLSRHHENLDDNGISTGAVTGDATTTTAPFMVDNVTDGQTLYCQLRKYGKKYAVYSITIDVFDLPVLQTAPEAGSITDSTVTISWSAWDEENEDGDPPVIGYTPYFKLASGLSWSIQDTFAPIKTLNFTFTALTSEERYSFCVAAVREGEGGEGPKSPALNATTTCGASEDDQINVIAEVAGEDQGSVKISWELPADGSSCSSDVTLLTIYYASINLEPSHVGTYEVTDPSSTSFTLTGLKVEGNYSIHMTRETTVGESSSSNTIYYFVPKLPEYQAAPVVSYVSSNSLTITWPVWDGVIGTPPVSEYRLLTKLSESWDWPSTFIRVNASNDQDKYAVIITPFEPDTEYDFRVVAVREGPNGDGPPGPILRRVKTNSPGSVGLIVGVTIGTVSLAIIAFLAVYGIWKYQRSTSKPKTVERQTNDSKEVTSEAAFDYENVSKDSGHTNLVRYVPSKKHKECTLSATGNDNAIDGYEVPSIHISEGAQAKQQINKDVQVSKEKPTTYQNSSDDEFSLRQPMAISKFPLFMRSSTAKEMISATFKRLEAVSSSTNVSSFSGTSPENLHKNRFGDIVPLDNHRPLLKSECLTQGGNDYINASVVNISGLKQTLIMTQAPLPTTVEDFWRLVFDYQCQTIIMLNEADSENHDTIKYWPEVNDIEVGKMTISTCPIEKRQLYTVHECKVAHRSYRESIKVKRFILNSWPKSGDSLIPLINFIAATGFGSRGATLIHCIDGASRSGIYVTVWSEINRIKKRQTINVFDTVKNMKVSNPNAIRTMEDYMMCHQLLNCYLTEMQDYDVIV; encoded by the exons ATGACTTGCAAAGTACATTTCATCGTTGTGACAAGTTTGCTTCAGTTCCATTCTCTCCTAATTGAAGGGCAAAATG AACCAGTACAGATGACTTTCCTTGCTGTATATCCCTTTGCGTCTGAGCATAGTAACACACAATATCAGTGTTACCTTAGCGAATTCGATAATATTGCAGCGACTGCCCATGTAGAGTCTTTCAGGACTGTTCGGACAAGGAATGTTGATGATGAAAATGTAGATCCACCAGCTCCAGTCTGGTATGCTGGTGGTACCTATAAACGTTGGATGGTAACATTGAATAATAATGGAAATAATGATGCCTTTGGAGTGTTTGGATGTGAAGCTGCGTTAGATGGAAGGATCAGTACATCGATATCAGGGATATTTATGAGATCAGATG CTGATATTGTACCCAGTGATGAGTTGGTCTCAGTAACTGTCAATACTGGTGATACAGGTGTAAGCATTGGAATGAAGAGCACCGGATCGAAGGATGTTGCAGACTTCAGATGGTTGAAGGATAATCTAAGGAACACTGGTATTAGTGGACAGGACACTTGGGTAATCAGTGGACAAGTTGAAGTAGATGATGCTGGTGTCTATGAGTGTTATATCCAAGGCCAGAGGAGTGATGCAAAACAAGGTCTAAAGCTCTTCATAGTAAGAG CTTGTCCAGCTAATCGATGGGGTCCAGATGCTTGTGATGGTATATGTGATAACTGCTATAACGGAGGCATTTGTGATGAGAACAGTGGAAAATGCATTTGTGCTCCTGGATTCAATGGAACAAACTGTGAAGAAG CGTGTGGGCCTAACCGATTTGGAGATATATGTGACAAGAGATGTTCTACAACTGACAAGGAATGCGACAGATTCCTATTTTGCCTTGCTCATCCCTATGGATGTAGCTGTAACACAGGATTTAAGGGTTTAGACTGTCTTACAG CATGTGATTCAGGAACCTATGGAGCCAGCTGCTTACAGACCTGTCACTGTCAGTCTGGCCAGTGTGACAGATATACAGGAGTATGTACAGGATTACCACCAGACTGTAGTAGTGGATGGACAGGGACTAATTGCCAAG TTCCTGATGTTTGTACTACTGACTATTATGGATCTACCTGCACTTATAAATGTCACTGCATGGGGAATGTTGCATGTGATAAGATAACGGGAGAATGTCCAAACCAACATTGTGCTCCAGGCTATGAAGTTCACATGGGAGAACAGAACTGTGCAG AGTGTCTAGGGCCACGCTTTGGGGAAGGCTGTGTAGATGATTGTCACTGTTCAGAAAGTAACTGCAACAAAGTAACTGGAAGTTGCTCTGGAGGTTGCAATCCTGAATGGGTGGAACTATTCCCATCAAACTTATGCCAGACAG GTATAATAGATGCCGCCTATACCCGTAAAAATCCCAGAGTAACAGTTCTTGTGACTTGCACAGCTGCTAATGGTCCAAGTCCTTCAGACATTAATCAATTAGAGTTTGTTCTGTCAAGACATCATGAGAATTTAGATGACAACGGTATTTCAACTGGAGCGGTTACTGGtgatgcaacaacaacaactgctCCATTCATGGTAGATAATGTCACAGATGGACAGACACTTTACTGTCAGCTGAGAAAATATGGCAAGAAATATGCAGTATATAGCATAACTATAGATGTATTTG ATCTCCCTGTACTGCAAACTGCTCCAGAGGCAGGTTCAATAACTGATTCAACAGTCACCATCAGCTGGTCAGCCTGGgatgaagaaaatgaagatGGGGACCCTCCTGTCATCGGGTATACGCCTTACTTCAAGCTGGCATCAGGACTGAGTTGGTCTATCCAGGATACGTTTGCACCTATCAAGACATTGAATTTCACCTTTACGGCACTCACATCAGAGGAAAGATACTCATTCTGTGTAGCAGCAGTAAGGgaaggagaagggggagaaggtCCAAAGAGTCCAGCGCTGAATGCTACTACCACTTGCGGAG CATCTGAAGATGACCAAATCAATGTTATAGCAGAAGTAGCTGGAGAAGATCAGGGAAGTGTGAAAATATCCTGGGAG CTTCCAGCTGATGGTAGTTCATGTAGTTCTGATGTGACTTTGTTAACTATCTACTATGCATCAATTAACTTGGAACCGTCACATGTAGGCACATATGAGGTAACAGATCCTTCAAGCACCTCTTTCACGTTGACTGGTCTCAAAGTAGAAGGAAATTACAGCATCCACATGACACGGGAGACGACTGTAGGGGAAAGTTCCAGTAGTAATACAATTTACTACTTTGTTCCAA AACTTCCAGAATACCAAGCCGCCCCAGTTGTCTCTTATGTTAGCTCAAATTCGCTAACAATTACCTGGCCGGTATGGGATGGCGTCATTGGGACTCCTCCAGTAAGTGAATATAGGTTACTAACCAAGCTGTCGGAGAGCTGGGATTGGCCAAGTACCTTTATCAGAGTCAATGCAAGCAATGATCAAGATAAATATGCTGTGATTATAACACCATTTGAACCAGACACAGAATATGACTTCAGAGTTGTAGCGGTGAGAGAAGGGCCAAATGGGGATGGACCACCCGGTCCAATTTTAAGAAGGGTGAAAACAAACTCGCCTG GATCCGTTGGATTAATTGTCGGTGTTACAATTGGTACGGTCTCTCTCGCAATCATTGCCTTTCTTGCAGTTTACGG aATATGGAAATATCAGAGATCTACATCCAAACCTAAAACTGTAGAACGACAAACAAACGACTCAAAAG AGGTAACAAGCGAAGCCGCTTTTGACTATGAAAATGTGAGCAAAGATAGTGGGCATACCAACTTGGTACGCTATGTTCCTTCTAAGAAACACAAGGAATGCACGCTGTCAGCCACAGGAAATGATAACGCCATTGATGGATATGAAGTTCCATCTATCCATATTAGTGAAGGCGCTCAAGCAAAACAACAAATCAACAAAGATGTCCAAGTGTCGAAGGAAAAGCCAACTACGTACCAAAACAGTTCTGATGATGAATTTTCTCTTAGACAACCGATGGCAATTTCTAAGTTTCCGTTGTTCATGAGAAGTTCTActgctaaagaaatgatatcGGCTACCTTTAAG CGTTTAGAAGCAGTAAGTTCCAGCACAAATGTCAGCTCATTCTCTGGGACATCCCCTGAAAACTTGCACAAGAACAGATttggagatattgtaccat TGGACAACCATCGACCTTTGCTGAAATCCGAGTGTCTCACTCAGGGAGGAAACGATTACATTAACGCTTCTGTCGTgaat ATTTCTGGATTGAAACAAACCTTGATTATGACACAGGCACCTTTGCCGACTACTGTTGAAGACTTTTGGCGACTCGTGTTTGATTATCAATGTCAGACGATTATTATGTTGAATGAGGCGGACTCCGAAAATCAT GATACTATCAAATATTGGCCAGAGGTAAACGACATCGAGGTCGGAAAAATGACAATATCCACGTGCCCCATTGAGAAAAGACAGCTTTATACAGTCCATGAATGCAAGGTTGCCCACCGATCGTATAGG GAATCTATTAAGGTTAAGCGCTTTATTCTAAACAGCTGGCCAAAGAGTGGTGATAGCTTAATACCTCTTATAAATTTCATCGCAGCTACAGGATTTGGAAGTCGTGGTGCAACATTAATTCATTGCAT aGATGGCGCATCCAGAAGTGGAATTTATGTGACTGTTTGGTCTGAGATCAACAGGATAAAAAAGCGACAAACGATAAATGTGTTcgacactgttaaaaatatgaaagtgaGCAACCCCAATGCGATTCGCACAATG gAGGATTACATGATGTGTCATCAACTTCTCAACTGCTACCTAACAGAAATGCAggattatgacgtcattgtgtaG
- the LOC139983707 gene encoding uncharacterized protein isoform X2, with product MTFLAVYPFASEHSNTQYQCYLSEFDNIAATAHVESFRTVRTRNVDDENVDPPAPVWYAGGTYKRWMVTLNNNGNNDAFGVFGCEAALDGRISTSISGIFMRSDADIVPSDELVSVTVNTGDTGVSIGMKSTGSKDVADFRWLKDNLRNTGISGQDTWVISGQVEVDDAGVYECYIQGQRSDAKQGLKLFIVRACPANRWGPDACDGICDNCYNGGICDENSGKCICAPGFNGTNCEEACGPNRFGDICDKRCSTTDKECDRFLFCLAHPYGCSCNTGFKGLDCLTACDSGTYGASCLQTCHCQSGQCDRYTGVCTGLPPDCSSGWTGTNCQVPDVCTTDYYGSTCTYKCHCMGNVACDKITGECPNQHCAPGYEVHMGEQNCAECLGPRFGEGCVDDCHCSESNCNKVTGSCSGGCNPEWVELFPSNLCQTGIIDAAYTRKNPRVTVLVTCTAANGPSPSDINQLEFVLSRHHENLDDNGISTGAVTGDATTTTAPFMVDNVTDGQTLYCQLRKYGKKYAVYSITIDVFDLPVLQTAPEAGSITDSTVTISWSAWDEENEDGDPPVIGYTPYFKLASGLSWSIQDTFAPIKTLNFTFTALTSEERYSFCVAAVREGEGGEGPKSPALNATTTCGASEDDQINVIAEVAGEDQGSVKISWELPADGSSCSSDVTLLTIYYASINLEPSHVGTYEVTDPSSTSFTLTGLKVEGNYSIHMTRETTVGESSSSNTIYYFVPKLPEYQAAPVVSYVSSNSLTITWPVWDGVIGTPPVSEYRLLTKLSESWDWPSTFIRVNASNDQDKYAVIITPFEPDTEYDFRVVAVREGPNGDGPPGPILRRVKTNSPGSVGLIVGVTIGTVSLAIIAFLAVYGIWKYQRSTSKPKTVERQTNDSKEVTSEAAFDYENVSKDSGHTNLVRYVPSKKHKECTLSATGNDNAIDGYEVPSIHISEGAQAKQQINKDVQVSKEKPTTYQNSSDDEFSLRQPMAISKFPLFMRSSTAKEMISATFKRLEAVSSSTNVSSFSGTSPENLHKNRFGDIVPLDNHRPLLKSECLTQGGNDYINASVVNISGLKQTLIMTQAPLPTTVEDFWRLVFDYQCQTIIMLNEADSENHDTIKYWPEVNDIEVGKMTISTCPIEKRQLYTVHECKVAHRSYRESIKVKRFILNSWPKSGDSLIPLINFIAATGFGSRGATLIHCIDGASRSGIYVTVWSEINRIKKRQTINVFDTVKNMKVSNPNAIRTMEDYMMCHQLLNCYLTEMQDYDVIV from the exons ATGACTTTCCTTGCTGTATATCCCTTTGCGTCTGAGCATAGTAACACACAATATCAGTGTTACCTTAGCGAATTCGATAATATTGCAGCGACTGCCCATGTAGAGTCTTTCAGGACTGTTCGGACAAGGAATGTTGATGATGAAAATGTAGATCCACCAGCTCCAGTCTGGTATGCTGGTGGTACCTATAAACGTTGGATGGTAACATTGAATAATAATGGAAATAATGATGCCTTTGGAGTGTTTGGATGTGAAGCTGCGTTAGATGGAAGGATCAGTACATCGATATCAGGGATATTTATGAGATCAGATG CTGATATTGTACCCAGTGATGAGTTGGTCTCAGTAACTGTCAATACTGGTGATACAGGTGTAAGCATTGGAATGAAGAGCACCGGATCGAAGGATGTTGCAGACTTCAGATGGTTGAAGGATAATCTAAGGAACACTGGTATTAGTGGACAGGACACTTGGGTAATCAGTGGACAAGTTGAAGTAGATGATGCTGGTGTCTATGAGTGTTATATCCAAGGCCAGAGGAGTGATGCAAAACAAGGTCTAAAGCTCTTCATAGTAAGAG CTTGTCCAGCTAATCGATGGGGTCCAGATGCTTGTGATGGTATATGTGATAACTGCTATAACGGAGGCATTTGTGATGAGAACAGTGGAAAATGCATTTGTGCTCCTGGATTCAATGGAACAAACTGTGAAGAAG CGTGTGGGCCTAACCGATTTGGAGATATATGTGACAAGAGATGTTCTACAACTGACAAGGAATGCGACAGATTCCTATTTTGCCTTGCTCATCCCTATGGATGTAGCTGTAACACAGGATTTAAGGGTTTAGACTGTCTTACAG CATGTGATTCAGGAACCTATGGAGCCAGCTGCTTACAGACCTGTCACTGTCAGTCTGGCCAGTGTGACAGATATACAGGAGTATGTACAGGATTACCACCAGACTGTAGTAGTGGATGGACAGGGACTAATTGCCAAG TTCCTGATGTTTGTACTACTGACTATTATGGATCTACCTGCACTTATAAATGTCACTGCATGGGGAATGTTGCATGTGATAAGATAACGGGAGAATGTCCAAACCAACATTGTGCTCCAGGCTATGAAGTTCACATGGGAGAACAGAACTGTGCAG AGTGTCTAGGGCCACGCTTTGGGGAAGGCTGTGTAGATGATTGTCACTGTTCAGAAAGTAACTGCAACAAAGTAACTGGAAGTTGCTCTGGAGGTTGCAATCCTGAATGGGTGGAACTATTCCCATCAAACTTATGCCAGACAG GTATAATAGATGCCGCCTATACCCGTAAAAATCCCAGAGTAACAGTTCTTGTGACTTGCACAGCTGCTAATGGTCCAAGTCCTTCAGACATTAATCAATTAGAGTTTGTTCTGTCAAGACATCATGAGAATTTAGATGACAACGGTATTTCAACTGGAGCGGTTACTGGtgatgcaacaacaacaactgctCCATTCATGGTAGATAATGTCACAGATGGACAGACACTTTACTGTCAGCTGAGAAAATATGGCAAGAAATATGCAGTATATAGCATAACTATAGATGTATTTG ATCTCCCTGTACTGCAAACTGCTCCAGAGGCAGGTTCAATAACTGATTCAACAGTCACCATCAGCTGGTCAGCCTGGgatgaagaaaatgaagatGGGGACCCTCCTGTCATCGGGTATACGCCTTACTTCAAGCTGGCATCAGGACTGAGTTGGTCTATCCAGGATACGTTTGCACCTATCAAGACATTGAATTTCACCTTTACGGCACTCACATCAGAGGAAAGATACTCATTCTGTGTAGCAGCAGTAAGGgaaggagaagggggagaaggtCCAAAGAGTCCAGCGCTGAATGCTACTACCACTTGCGGAG CATCTGAAGATGACCAAATCAATGTTATAGCAGAAGTAGCTGGAGAAGATCAGGGAAGTGTGAAAATATCCTGGGAG CTTCCAGCTGATGGTAGTTCATGTAGTTCTGATGTGACTTTGTTAACTATCTACTATGCATCAATTAACTTGGAACCGTCACATGTAGGCACATATGAGGTAACAGATCCTTCAAGCACCTCTTTCACGTTGACTGGTCTCAAAGTAGAAGGAAATTACAGCATCCACATGACACGGGAGACGACTGTAGGGGAAAGTTCCAGTAGTAATACAATTTACTACTTTGTTCCAA AACTTCCAGAATACCAAGCCGCCCCAGTTGTCTCTTATGTTAGCTCAAATTCGCTAACAATTACCTGGCCGGTATGGGATGGCGTCATTGGGACTCCTCCAGTAAGTGAATATAGGTTACTAACCAAGCTGTCGGAGAGCTGGGATTGGCCAAGTACCTTTATCAGAGTCAATGCAAGCAATGATCAAGATAAATATGCTGTGATTATAACACCATTTGAACCAGACACAGAATATGACTTCAGAGTTGTAGCGGTGAGAGAAGGGCCAAATGGGGATGGACCACCCGGTCCAATTTTAAGAAGGGTGAAAACAAACTCGCCTG GATCCGTTGGATTAATTGTCGGTGTTACAATTGGTACGGTCTCTCTCGCAATCATTGCCTTTCTTGCAGTTTACGG aATATGGAAATATCAGAGATCTACATCCAAACCTAAAACTGTAGAACGACAAACAAACGACTCAAAAG AGGTAACAAGCGAAGCCGCTTTTGACTATGAAAATGTGAGCAAAGATAGTGGGCATACCAACTTGGTACGCTATGTTCCTTCTAAGAAACACAAGGAATGCACGCTGTCAGCCACAGGAAATGATAACGCCATTGATGGATATGAAGTTCCATCTATCCATATTAGTGAAGGCGCTCAAGCAAAACAACAAATCAACAAAGATGTCCAAGTGTCGAAGGAAAAGCCAACTACGTACCAAAACAGTTCTGATGATGAATTTTCTCTTAGACAACCGATGGCAATTTCTAAGTTTCCGTTGTTCATGAGAAGTTCTActgctaaagaaatgatatcGGCTACCTTTAAG CGTTTAGAAGCAGTAAGTTCCAGCACAAATGTCAGCTCATTCTCTGGGACATCCCCTGAAAACTTGCACAAGAACAGATttggagatattgtaccat TGGACAACCATCGACCTTTGCTGAAATCCGAGTGTCTCACTCAGGGAGGAAACGATTACATTAACGCTTCTGTCGTgaat ATTTCTGGATTGAAACAAACCTTGATTATGACACAGGCACCTTTGCCGACTACTGTTGAAGACTTTTGGCGACTCGTGTTTGATTATCAATGTCAGACGATTATTATGTTGAATGAGGCGGACTCCGAAAATCAT GATACTATCAAATATTGGCCAGAGGTAAACGACATCGAGGTCGGAAAAATGACAATATCCACGTGCCCCATTGAGAAAAGACAGCTTTATACAGTCCATGAATGCAAGGTTGCCCACCGATCGTATAGG GAATCTATTAAGGTTAAGCGCTTTATTCTAAACAGCTGGCCAAAGAGTGGTGATAGCTTAATACCTCTTATAAATTTCATCGCAGCTACAGGATTTGGAAGTCGTGGTGCAACATTAATTCATTGCAT aGATGGCGCATCCAGAAGTGGAATTTATGTGACTGTTTGGTCTGAGATCAACAGGATAAAAAAGCGACAAACGATAAATGTGTTcgacactgttaaaaatatgaaagtgaGCAACCCCAATGCGATTCGCACAATG gAGGATTACATGATGTGTCATCAACTTCTCAACTGCTACCTAACAGAAATGCAggattatgacgtcattgtgtaG